TATCCAGCTCCCCAGCTTTGGCCTTGACAAAGACCGTATCGGCGGGGATAGGCCCGACCACATCAATGCCCTCCTGCTTGGCCTCCTGGATGGCTGGAATCATTTCCTTTACCTCTTCCTCGCCAAATAGCCCTCCTTCCCCGCCATGGGGGTTGAGGGCAGCCACCCCGATCCTTCGGCGAGGAAGATTAAACCACTTTAGGCCCTCATGGCACAAGCGAATCTTTTTGAGTAGCGTCTCCTTCTTGACCAAGTCGCAGGCCTTTCTTAGAGAAACATGAGTAGAGTAAAGCATGAGGCGGAGGGAATCTAAGATGAGCACCATCCCGTAATTCTTGGATCCCGACAAGGTGCCAAAAATCTCGGTTTGGCCTTCATAAGCGAAGCCGGCCTGGCGCATGGCTTCCTTGTTGAGGGGGGCAGAGACGATGGCTCCGATTTCGCCCCTCAGCGCCATGCGGCCGGCTGCCTCGGTGTAAGCCACCGCCGCCCGGCCGCACATGGCGCTTACTTCGCCCATCTTTAGCTGATCCATATCGATGCCGCCCAGGTCCAGCACATCGATGCTTCCATATTGGTACCGGCCCTGGTTCAGGCTGTCGATGCTGGATACCCCGAGATCCAGGCCGGCTACCTCCACCGCCTGGCGCATCACCCGGGCATCGCCGATCACCACCGGCCGGCAGATTTGGTAAAGGTCCGGCCGGGCCAGCGACTTGGCGGTGATTTCGGGTCCAATTCCGGCTGGATCTCCCATAGTTATGGCTACAATTGGTCGGTCCATTGCTTCATCACCTGCCGATTCTATGCTTGGAATTTGCAGTAGGTATTATTTTCAATTCACCATGGCTCGGGGCTTTTCCTGCTATGAAATGCCAAGCGGAGGAGGGGCCACA
Above is a genomic segment from Clostridia bacterium containing:
- the pdxA gene encoding 4-hydroxythreonine-4-phosphate dehydrogenase PdxA, whose protein sequence is MDRPIVAITMGDPAGIGPEITAKSLARPDLYQICRPVVIGDARVMRQAVEVAGLDLGVSSIDSLNQGRYQYGSIDVLDLGGIDMDQLKMGEVSAMCGRAAVAYTEAAGRMALRGEIGAIVSAPLNKEAMRQAGFAYEGQTEIFGTLSGSKNYGMVLILDSLRLMLYSTHVSLRKACDLVKKETLLKKIRLCHEGLKWFNLPRRRIGVAALNPHGGEGGLFGEEEVKEMIPAIQEAKQEGIDVVGPIPADTVFVKAKAGELDIVLSMYHDQGNIAMKLLGFGHVVTLLVGIPFIRTSTGHGTAFDIAGKNLADPTNLTKAIGLAAQLATRQGGAAAQPA